Proteins encoded within one genomic window of Hevea brasiliensis isolate MT/VB/25A 57/8 chromosome 8, ASM3005281v1, whole genome shotgun sequence:
- the LOC110671302 gene encoding uncharacterized protein LOC110671302 isoform X1, giving the protein MKAQTKVAKPGNPLIAFEHKRDAYGFAVRPQHVQRYREYANIYKEEEEERSDRWTSFLERQVESERFSANGSSLEEDYKASHSEKMEQETNNGLANGVEGDVLSSEKTGSDVSPEDLTENEEKQLNANKKIHRVQIWTEIRPSLRAIEDMMSIRVKKKGNQPKDRQETKKEPSIEDAKSAKGVSEEDSEDEFYDVERSDPVQEGPSGGSVSASGTGATAADVASLESLFPWKEELDVLVRGGVPMALRGELWQAFVGVKTRRVERYYQDLLASETISGNHVEQQSDSDSKGATTDPVCIPEKWKGQIEKDLPRTFPGHPALDDDGRNALRRLLTAYARHNPSVGYCQAMNFFAALLLLLMPEENAFWALMGIIDDYFDGYYSEEMIESQVDQLVFEELVRERFPKLVNHLDYLGVQVAWVSGPWFLSIFMNMLPWESVLRVWDVLLFEGNRVMLFRTALALMELYGPALVTTKDAGDAVTLLQSLAGSTFDSSQLVLTGCMGYQNVNEIRLQELRNKHRHTVIAAVEERTKGLQAWRDSQGLASKLYNFKHDPKSMLVETNKQSGGDLSRSGSGSTNSDEVLISLTGDVEIDSVPDLQDQVVWLKVELCKLLEEKRSAVLRAEELETALMEMVKQDNRRQLSARVEQLEQEVSELRRALADKQEQENAMLQVLMRVEQEQKVTEDARRFAEQDAAAQRYASQVLQEKYEEAIASLAEMEKRAVMAESMLEATLQYQSGQLKAQPSPRSSNPDSPRINQEPAQDIPTRKIGLLARPFGLGWRDRNKQAKPTNVEEANNGKSSNEVTEQKDTNGDSVQE; this is encoded by the exons ATGAAGGCCCAGACTAAGGTCGCCAAGCCCGGGAACCCTCTCATTGCATTTGAGCACAAGAG GGATGCATATGGATTTGCAGTGAGACCTCAGCATGTACAAAGATACAGAGAATATGCTAATATCTACAAG GAGGAAGAAGAGGAAAGATCAGATAGGTGGACGAGTTTCCTGGAGCGGCAAGTGGAGTCTGAACGATTTTCTGCAAACGGTTCATCTTTGGAGGAAGATTACAAGGCATCACATTCTGAAAAAATGGAGCAGGAGACCAACAATGGTTTAGCGAATGGTGTTGAAGGAGATGTTTTGAGCAGTGAGAAGACTGGCTCTGATGTTTCGCCTGAAGATCTTACTGAAAATGAAGAGAAACAGTTGAATGCCAATAaaaaaattcatagggtccaaaTATGGACTGAGATTAGACCATCCCTTCGTGCCATTGAAGATATGATGAGTATTCGGGTCAAAAAGAAGGGCAATCAACCCAAAGACCGCCAAGAGACTAAAAAAGAACCTTCTATTGAAGATGCCAAATCAGCAAAAGGAGTTTCCGAAGAGGACTCTGAGGATGAGTTTTATGATGTGGAAAGGTCAGACCCAGTTCAAGAAGGCCCTTCTGGTGGCAGTGTTAGTGCTTCTGGCACAGGTGCTACTGCTGCTGATGTAGCCTCTTTAGAATCTTTGTTTCCCTGGAAAGAAGAACTGGATGTCCTTGTTCGTGGGGGTGTTCCAATGGCACTTAGGGGAGAG CTCTGGCAAGCATTTGTGGGTGTGAAAACACGTCGAGTGGAGAGATATTACCAGGATCTACTTGCTTCAGAAACTATTTCAGGAAATCATGTCGAACAACAGTCTGACAGCGATTCAAAGGGTGCAACTACAGATCCTGTATGCATACCTGAGAAATGGAAAGGACAGATTGAGAAG GATTTGCCACGGACATTTCCAGGTCATCCTGCTTTGGATGATGATGGTAGAAATGCTTTGAGGCGATTGCTTACAGCATATGCTCGGCATAACCCCTCTGTTGGGTACTGTCAG GCAATGAATTTCTTTGCTGCCTTGTTACTACTTCTGATGCCTGAAGAAAATGCCTTTTG GGCATTAATGGGCATCATTGATGACTATTTTGATGGCTATTACTCAGAGGAAATGATAGAATCTCAG GTCGACCAACTTGTTTTTGAGGAGTTGGTGCGTGAAAGATTTCCTAAATTGG TAAATCATCTGGATTACCTGGGAGTGCAGGTTGCGTGGGTTAGTGGACCATGGTTCCTTTCGATTTTCATGAATATGCTTCCATGGGAAAGTG TTCTCCGAGTTTGGGATGTTCTTCTTTTTGAAGGAAATCGTGTTATGCTATTTAGGACTGCACTTGCTTTGATGGAGTTATATG GCCCTGCTTTAGTTACCACTAAGGATGCTGGAGATGCGGTCACTTTGCTGCAGTCACTGGCTGGTTCAACATTTGATAGCAGTCAACTTGTGTTGACAGGTTGCATGGGTTATCAAAATGTGAACGAAATCAGATtacaagagttgagaaataagcatcgACACACTGTTATAGCTGCGGTTGAGGAAAGAACAAAAGGGCTTCAAGCTTGGAGAGATTCGCAGGGTCTGGCGTCAAAGCTCTATAATTTCAAGCATGATCCCAAGTCAATGCTAGTGGAAACAAATAAGCAGTCTGGTGGTGATTTGTCTCGTTCAGGGTCTGGATCCACCAACTCAGATGAGGTTCTTATAAGCTTGACAGGGGACGTAGAGATAGACAGTGTTCCAGATCTTCAAGATCAG GTGGTGTGGTTGAAGGTCGAATTGTGCAAGTTGCTGGAGGAGAAAAGATCTGCTGTACTCAG GGCAGAAGAGTTGGAGACTGCTTTGATGGAGATGGTCAAGCAAGACAATCGGCGGCAATTGAGTGCTAGG GTTGAACAGTTAGAGCAGGAGGTTTCTGAGCTGCGGAGGGCCCTTGCTGATAAGCAGGAACAAGAAAATGCTATGCTTCAG GTTTTAATGCGGGTGGAGCAAGAGCAGAAGGTAACAGAAGATGCTCGCAGATTTGCCGAGCAAGATGCAGCAGCACAGAGATATGCTTCTCAAGTTCTTcag GAAAAGTATGAAGAAGCCATTGCATCTTTGGCTGAAATGGAGAAAAGAGCGGTTATGGCAGAATCAATGTTGGAGGCTACGTTACAGTATCAATCTGGACAGCTTAAAGCCCAACCTTCACCACG ATCTTCTAATCCAGATTCACCACGAATCAATCAAGAGCCTGCACAAGACATTCCTACAAGAAAGATTGGTTTGCTAGCTCGACCATTTGGACTTGGTTGGCGTGACCGAAACAAG CAAGCGAAACCCACAAATGTTGAGGAGGCGAACAATGGCAAATCGTCCAATGAGGTCACAGAGCAGAAGGATACAAATGGCGATTCAGTTCAAGAGTAG
- the LOC110671302 gene encoding uncharacterized protein LOC110671302 isoform X3 yields the protein MFLSGLSHRSLEADCRDAYGFAVRPQHVQRYREYANIYKEEEEERSDRWTSFLERQVESERFSANGSSLEEDYKASHSEKMEQETNNGLANGVEGDVLSSEKTGSDVSPEDLTENEEKQLNANKKIHRVQIWTEIRPSLRAIEDMMSIRVKKKGNQPKDRQETKKEPSIEDAKSAKGVSEEDSEDEFYDVERSDPVQEGPSGGSVSASGTGATAADVASLESLFPWKEELDVLVRGGVPMALRGELWQAFVGVKTRRVERYYQDLLASETISGNHVEQQSDSDSKGATTDPVCIPEKWKGQIEKDLPRTFPGHPALDDDGRNALRRLLTAYARHNPSVGYCQAMNFFAALLLLLMPEENAFWALMGIIDDYFDGYYSEEMIESQVDQLVFEELVRERFPKLVNHLDYLGVQVAWVSGPWFLSIFMNMLPWESVLRVWDVLLFEGNRVMLFRTALALMELYGPALVTTKDAGDAVTLLQSLAGSTFDSSQLVLTGCMGYQNVNEIRLQELRNKHRHTVIAAVEERTKGLQAWRDSQGLASKLYNFKHDPKSMLVETNKQSGGDLSRSGSGSTNSDEVLISLTGDVEIDSVPDLQDQVVWLKVELCKLLEEKRSAVLRAEELETALMEMVKQDNRRQLSARVEQLEQEVSELRRALADKQEQENAMLQVLMRVEQEQKVTEDARRFAEQDAAAQRYASQVLQEKYEEAIASLAEMEKRAVMAESMLEATLQYQSGQLKAQPSPRSSNPDSPRINQEPAQDIPTRKIGLLARPFGLGWRDRNKQAKPTNVEEANNGKSSNEVTEQKDTNGDSVQE from the exons atgTTTTTGTCGGGTTTGAGTCATCGATCTTTGGAGGCAGATTGCAG GGATGCATATGGATTTGCAGTGAGACCTCAGCATGTACAAAGATACAGAGAATATGCTAATATCTACAAG GAGGAAGAAGAGGAAAGATCAGATAGGTGGACGAGTTTCCTGGAGCGGCAAGTGGAGTCTGAACGATTTTCTGCAAACGGTTCATCTTTGGAGGAAGATTACAAGGCATCACATTCTGAAAAAATGGAGCAGGAGACCAACAATGGTTTAGCGAATGGTGTTGAAGGAGATGTTTTGAGCAGTGAGAAGACTGGCTCTGATGTTTCGCCTGAAGATCTTACTGAAAATGAAGAGAAACAGTTGAATGCCAATAaaaaaattcatagggtccaaaTATGGACTGAGATTAGACCATCCCTTCGTGCCATTGAAGATATGATGAGTATTCGGGTCAAAAAGAAGGGCAATCAACCCAAAGACCGCCAAGAGACTAAAAAAGAACCTTCTATTGAAGATGCCAAATCAGCAAAAGGAGTTTCCGAAGAGGACTCTGAGGATGAGTTTTATGATGTGGAAAGGTCAGACCCAGTTCAAGAAGGCCCTTCTGGTGGCAGTGTTAGTGCTTCTGGCACAGGTGCTACTGCTGCTGATGTAGCCTCTTTAGAATCTTTGTTTCCCTGGAAAGAAGAACTGGATGTCCTTGTTCGTGGGGGTGTTCCAATGGCACTTAGGGGAGAG CTCTGGCAAGCATTTGTGGGTGTGAAAACACGTCGAGTGGAGAGATATTACCAGGATCTACTTGCTTCAGAAACTATTTCAGGAAATCATGTCGAACAACAGTCTGACAGCGATTCAAAGGGTGCAACTACAGATCCTGTATGCATACCTGAGAAATGGAAAGGACAGATTGAGAAG GATTTGCCACGGACATTTCCAGGTCATCCTGCTTTGGATGATGATGGTAGAAATGCTTTGAGGCGATTGCTTACAGCATATGCTCGGCATAACCCCTCTGTTGGGTACTGTCAG GCAATGAATTTCTTTGCTGCCTTGTTACTACTTCTGATGCCTGAAGAAAATGCCTTTTG GGCATTAATGGGCATCATTGATGACTATTTTGATGGCTATTACTCAGAGGAAATGATAGAATCTCAG GTCGACCAACTTGTTTTTGAGGAGTTGGTGCGTGAAAGATTTCCTAAATTGG TAAATCATCTGGATTACCTGGGAGTGCAGGTTGCGTGGGTTAGTGGACCATGGTTCCTTTCGATTTTCATGAATATGCTTCCATGGGAAAGTG TTCTCCGAGTTTGGGATGTTCTTCTTTTTGAAGGAAATCGTGTTATGCTATTTAGGACTGCACTTGCTTTGATGGAGTTATATG GCCCTGCTTTAGTTACCACTAAGGATGCTGGAGATGCGGTCACTTTGCTGCAGTCACTGGCTGGTTCAACATTTGATAGCAGTCAACTTGTGTTGACAGGTTGCATGGGTTATCAAAATGTGAACGAAATCAGATtacaagagttgagaaataagcatcgACACACTGTTATAGCTGCGGTTGAGGAAAGAACAAAAGGGCTTCAAGCTTGGAGAGATTCGCAGGGTCTGGCGTCAAAGCTCTATAATTTCAAGCATGATCCCAAGTCAATGCTAGTGGAAACAAATAAGCAGTCTGGTGGTGATTTGTCTCGTTCAGGGTCTGGATCCACCAACTCAGATGAGGTTCTTATAAGCTTGACAGGGGACGTAGAGATAGACAGTGTTCCAGATCTTCAAGATCAG GTGGTGTGGTTGAAGGTCGAATTGTGCAAGTTGCTGGAGGAGAAAAGATCTGCTGTACTCAG GGCAGAAGAGTTGGAGACTGCTTTGATGGAGATGGTCAAGCAAGACAATCGGCGGCAATTGAGTGCTAGG GTTGAACAGTTAGAGCAGGAGGTTTCTGAGCTGCGGAGGGCCCTTGCTGATAAGCAGGAACAAGAAAATGCTATGCTTCAG GTTTTAATGCGGGTGGAGCAAGAGCAGAAGGTAACAGAAGATGCTCGCAGATTTGCCGAGCAAGATGCAGCAGCACAGAGATATGCTTCTCAAGTTCTTcag GAAAAGTATGAAGAAGCCATTGCATCTTTGGCTGAAATGGAGAAAAGAGCGGTTATGGCAGAATCAATGTTGGAGGCTACGTTACAGTATCAATCTGGACAGCTTAAAGCCCAACCTTCACCACG ATCTTCTAATCCAGATTCACCACGAATCAATCAAGAGCCTGCACAAGACATTCCTACAAGAAAGATTGGTTTGCTAGCTCGACCATTTGGACTTGGTTGGCGTGACCGAAACAAG CAAGCGAAACCCACAAATGTTGAGGAGGCGAACAATGGCAAATCGTCCAATGAGGTCACAGAGCAGAAGGATACAAATGGCGATTCAGTTCAAGAGTAG
- the LOC110671302 gene encoding uncharacterized protein LOC110671302 isoform X2: MKAQTKVAKPGNPLIAFEHKRDAYGFAVRPQHVQRYREYANIYKEEEEERSDRWTSFLERQVESERFSANGSSLEEDYKASHSEKMEQETNNGLANGVEGDVLSSEKTGSDVSPEDLTENEEKQLNANKKIHRVQIWTEIRPSLRAIEDMMSIRVKKKGNQPKDRQETKKEPSIEDAKSAKGVSEEDSEDEFYDVERSDPVQEGPSGGSVSASGTGATAADVASLESLFPWKEELDVLVRGGVPMALRGELWQAFVGVKTRRVERYYQDLLASETISGNHVEQQSDSDSKGATTDPVCIPEKWKGQIEKDLPRTFPGHPALDDDGRNALRRLLTAYARHNPSVGYCQAMNFFAALLLLLMPEENAFWALMGIIDDYFDGYYSEEMIESQVDQLVFEELVRERFPKLVNHLDYLGVQVAWVSGPWFLSIFMNMLPWESVLRVWDVLLFEGNRVMLFRTALALMELYGPALVTTKDAGDAVTLLQSLAGSTFDSSQLVLTGCMGYQNVNEIRLQELRNKHRHTVIAAVEERTKGLQAWRDSQGLASKLYNFKHDPKSMLVETNKQSGGDLSRSGSGSTNSDEVLISLTGDVEIDSVPDLQDQVVWLKVELCKLLEEKRSAVLRAEELETALMEMVKQDNRRQLSARGQHITESPKLDQQERGIRQ; encoded by the exons ATGAAGGCCCAGACTAAGGTCGCCAAGCCCGGGAACCCTCTCATTGCATTTGAGCACAAGAG GGATGCATATGGATTTGCAGTGAGACCTCAGCATGTACAAAGATACAGAGAATATGCTAATATCTACAAG GAGGAAGAAGAGGAAAGATCAGATAGGTGGACGAGTTTCCTGGAGCGGCAAGTGGAGTCTGAACGATTTTCTGCAAACGGTTCATCTTTGGAGGAAGATTACAAGGCATCACATTCTGAAAAAATGGAGCAGGAGACCAACAATGGTTTAGCGAATGGTGTTGAAGGAGATGTTTTGAGCAGTGAGAAGACTGGCTCTGATGTTTCGCCTGAAGATCTTACTGAAAATGAAGAGAAACAGTTGAATGCCAATAaaaaaattcatagggtccaaaTATGGACTGAGATTAGACCATCCCTTCGTGCCATTGAAGATATGATGAGTATTCGGGTCAAAAAGAAGGGCAATCAACCCAAAGACCGCCAAGAGACTAAAAAAGAACCTTCTATTGAAGATGCCAAATCAGCAAAAGGAGTTTCCGAAGAGGACTCTGAGGATGAGTTTTATGATGTGGAAAGGTCAGACCCAGTTCAAGAAGGCCCTTCTGGTGGCAGTGTTAGTGCTTCTGGCACAGGTGCTACTGCTGCTGATGTAGCCTCTTTAGAATCTTTGTTTCCCTGGAAAGAAGAACTGGATGTCCTTGTTCGTGGGGGTGTTCCAATGGCACTTAGGGGAGAG CTCTGGCAAGCATTTGTGGGTGTGAAAACACGTCGAGTGGAGAGATATTACCAGGATCTACTTGCTTCAGAAACTATTTCAGGAAATCATGTCGAACAACAGTCTGACAGCGATTCAAAGGGTGCAACTACAGATCCTGTATGCATACCTGAGAAATGGAAAGGACAGATTGAGAAG GATTTGCCACGGACATTTCCAGGTCATCCTGCTTTGGATGATGATGGTAGAAATGCTTTGAGGCGATTGCTTACAGCATATGCTCGGCATAACCCCTCTGTTGGGTACTGTCAG GCAATGAATTTCTTTGCTGCCTTGTTACTACTTCTGATGCCTGAAGAAAATGCCTTTTG GGCATTAATGGGCATCATTGATGACTATTTTGATGGCTATTACTCAGAGGAAATGATAGAATCTCAG GTCGACCAACTTGTTTTTGAGGAGTTGGTGCGTGAAAGATTTCCTAAATTGG TAAATCATCTGGATTACCTGGGAGTGCAGGTTGCGTGGGTTAGTGGACCATGGTTCCTTTCGATTTTCATGAATATGCTTCCATGGGAAAGTG TTCTCCGAGTTTGGGATGTTCTTCTTTTTGAAGGAAATCGTGTTATGCTATTTAGGACTGCACTTGCTTTGATGGAGTTATATG GCCCTGCTTTAGTTACCACTAAGGATGCTGGAGATGCGGTCACTTTGCTGCAGTCACTGGCTGGTTCAACATTTGATAGCAGTCAACTTGTGTTGACAGGTTGCATGGGTTATCAAAATGTGAACGAAATCAGATtacaagagttgagaaataagcatcgACACACTGTTATAGCTGCGGTTGAGGAAAGAACAAAAGGGCTTCAAGCTTGGAGAGATTCGCAGGGTCTGGCGTCAAAGCTCTATAATTTCAAGCATGATCCCAAGTCAATGCTAGTGGAAACAAATAAGCAGTCTGGTGGTGATTTGTCTCGTTCAGGGTCTGGATCCACCAACTCAGATGAGGTTCTTATAAGCTTGACAGGGGACGTAGAGATAGACAGTGTTCCAGATCTTCAAGATCAG GTGGTGTGGTTGAAGGTCGAATTGTGCAAGTTGCTGGAGGAGAAAAGATCTGCTGTACTCAG GGCAGAAGAGTTGGAGACTGCTTTGATGGAGATGGTCAAGCAAGACAATCGGCGGCAATTGAGTGCTAGG GGACAACATATAACAGAAAGTCCAAAGCTGGATCAGCAGGAGAGGGGAATCAGGCAATGA